Proteins co-encoded in one Methanobrevibacter gottschalkii DSM 11977 genomic window:
- a CDS encoding type IV pilin, producing the protein MNKKIIIAAIIVVIIAVVAGFMLTSSNSQDNSKITIMGNGSIHENGTIGIKLTNGENTALKNKTVHVCVKDSEGKIVVDKTAKTYVNGVVGVRLTNVSAGEYDVNVTFEGDENYTSSSVSQKLKIIAGESDDDPTYPVDEDTVTTTADASSTQSSQSSSQSQSYTPSRSNDYGGSSSSDDDGGLDADYDENGNEMLPTVDEEGNEVSN; encoded by the coding sequence TTGAATAAAAAAATAATTATTGCAGCTATTATTGTTGTTATTATAGCTGTTGTGGCAGGTTTTATGCTTACATCATCAAATAGTCAGGACAATAGTAAAATAACCATTATGGGTAATGGATCCATTCATGAAAATGGCACTATTGGAATTAAATTGACAAATGGTGAAAACACAGCTTTAAAAAATAAAACTGTCCATGTTTGCGTTAAAGACTCAGAAGGTAAAATCGTAGTTGATAAAACTGCTAAAACATATGTTAATGGTGTTGTTGGAGTTAGATTGACAAATGTGAGTGCTGGAGAATATGATGTTAATGTAACATTTGAAGGTGATGAAAATTACACTTCAAGTAGTGTATCTCAAAAATTAAAAATCATTGCAGGAGAAAGTGATGATGATCCAACATATCCTGTCGACGAGGATACGGTAACCACTACTGCTGATGCAAGTAGTACTCAGTCAAGTCAATCCTCATCTCAAAGCCAATCTTACACACCAAGTAGAAGTAATGATTATGGTGGTAGTAGTAGCAGTGATGATGATGGTGGTTTGGATGCTGACTATGATGAAAATGGTAATGAAATGTTGCCTACAGTAGATGAAGAAGGAAATGAAGTTTCAAATTAA